The Mugil cephalus isolate CIBA_MC_2020 chromosome 19, CIBA_Mcephalus_1.1, whole genome shotgun sequence genome has a window encoding:
- the LOC124996268 gene encoding serine/threonine-protein kinase WNK2: MPLGRHFIRSTSLQIPPQPNNVILPHPALLDAVHPALVQAIINPKRGMEEPLQPHTPQPPRSCNSPGPAGKSCSNLDVRVAVILVTLAGAVILLLLYRLLQLRHRLRMARARHALEYYSFYHSATYTLKQPSPCQDLPAKNGLVPDAPPPVQITVTPADVTPVPPSPPPQVSPPSPKLLPPPPVLPPPPRHPPPSLPPAPPVLSLPLPLPMIHTTPPSPHLSWGACSDADVYSRIGAFRPSRLSSLSSQSMVILFEHSSL, encoded by the exons ATGCCGCTTGGTCGTCACTTTATCAGAAGCACCTCTCTCCAGATCCCTCCACAGCCAAACAACGTTATACTCCCACATCCAGCCTTGTTGGACGCTGTCCACCCTGCCCTGGTCCAAGCCATTATCAATCCAAAGCGGGGGATGGAGGAACCGCTCCAGCCTCACACACCACAGCCCCCCAGGAGCTGCAACTCACCAGGACCTGCTGGGAAATCATGCTCAAATCTGGATGTGAGGGTGGCCGTTATTCTGGTGACTCTGGCAGGAGCCGTTATCCTCCTGCTGTTGTACAGACTCTTACAGCTCAGACACAG GCTGAGAATGGCCAGGGCGAGGCACGCTTTGGAGTACTACAGCTTCTACCACTCTGCCACCTACACCCTCAAACAGCCCTCACCCTGCCAGGATCTCCCAGCCAAGAATGGTCTGGTTCCAGACGCTCCCCCACCGGTCCAAATCACAGTGACACCCGCTGACGTCACCCCGGTTCCGCCATCGCCGCCGCCACAGGTGTCGCCTCCATCTCCAAAGCTGCTCCCCCCACCTCCtgtcctcccacctccacctcgcCACCCTCCGCCGTCTCTCCCGCCGGCGCCTCCCGTTTTGTCCCTCCCTCTCCCGCTGCCTATGATCCACACCACCCCTCCCAGCCCTCACCTGTCGTGGGGCGCCTGCTCGGATGCAGATGTTTACTCTCGGATCGGAGCTTTCAGGCCCTCCAGGCTCTCCAGCCTGTCCAGCCAGTCGATGGTCATTCTGTTTGAGCACTCATCTCTCTGA